Within Crassostrea angulata isolate pt1a10 chromosome 2, ASM2561291v2, whole genome shotgun sequence, the genomic segment tatttttcctttctgagatattggtgatcaaaattctggaattCTGGCCCCTAAAGACCccttattatgtaacacataataaaatcattacattgcttggatacataactgtacaataaacatatttgcttctatgaCTGTTCACACAATATCCCTCAGTAATGGGCtgcagatgaaagactttagagctctttggtcccttaatttgaggggccagcccctttttcttgatttcaaatgaaaggtcttgtacatataaactttttttgcattacatgtgttaacaaaatatttttcagaaaagagatataCTAAGAAAACTATGAAAAATTACGACTTTTTTTGTCTCaatttcgggaccaggcgagctttaatgCCTTTGAGCATGACATATATAAAtgccaaattgcacatctataATCTCTTtgctacaatccctgaaagtttgaactcaatatattttaccgtttaggaggataGCCCTGGACAAgtcgaccctctgaaaatcgctaaaacgtcattttctcaagaacggaaatgacgtcataaaaaatgtatattaagttcggattaatatctattagatctgaaagtttcacgaaaatcggttcggccatttccgagaaatcgcctgcacaaattttgtaaaaaaaaaaaataatagggaaaaagaaaccgaacgaaaacaataaggtcttccgttggaaaacggatgaccttaattattaaatcttccagactctttaatgaacttttgaactgctgaaaaaataaagcagtttgtattgtaagACATATTGTCACTACCTCAAAGATGCAAATGTGAGTTAATTAAAATCGTTTCTTCAAgcctattaaaaagtaattcaaaaatttgtttcttgcatttatatatttcttGCCTGAAAGTGATAAGCATCCTCATTAGGACCACAAATACAATAGGGTGATTCAATAATGTTTCTTCTATTCAGATCATAATTTAATATAcagttgtgtctcaacttggtatgtaaaatattaatagtgcgTTTACCAAATGAGAAATATTTTAGAGTTTGAGGAAAATTTTCAGTAATGTTTTTTCTAAAATGGGTAAACCAGTAACAATCCTTGCAGCACTTAATTGAACTTTTTCTAATCTCTCCATATCAAACATATTACAAGCGTCCCATACTACAGAAGCATATTCAAGAACTGGTCTAATAAACGTGATActattatacatttttgataaattatttctaCCTAGAGTTAACTTTAGTTCTTTCAAAAGTCCTAATTTTTTATATGCACTGTTTTCTATATCATTAATGTATTGAGACCAACTTAAATCACTAAAAAATGTAAACTAAGATGTCTGTGGGTTGAAACATAGTCTAGTTGACACCCTTGAAAATGACTTAGAAAATTCTTGTACATGTTtctctgtgaaaaaaaaatcagcgtTTGTTTTTGACagattaaatttcaaaaacaacTTAATTGTCAGACAAGTTGCTGAGAATTTTGAAATCTGtgttcaattcaatttcaatgttCTTGAagtataaaatttgataatttcgtCACAATCGAGTAACACGGCAATACAAGATGTACGTTCACACAAGGGATACCTCTAAAGCGAAATACTTACatattgtacaactgttcagagGTCTATAGCTTGTATAGGGATTGTAAGGAATGCAGCGATCAGAGATATGGCGGACAATGCCTAAtaccaggcttggggtaatgctaaatgtaatggtaatgcattgcaatgcattaaatgttttcaaaataatgctagtaatgtgtaatgccacaaatttagcattacaagtaatgataatgtaatgcattactttccaaaatctagtgtaatgctggcattacatggcattactttgtattactatgcttatttatgcatgtttatttttataattgtgaTGAATTAAACAACTTGAAATtgcatttgattaaaaattatttgaaagaagacagaaataattcttgagataaaaatattttagttgtattatttaaacaatgtaaaaCAACCCATTTTtagattgtcaatatttttagttataaaaaaataatttaaaaacttttttaaaagtgttgttGCAAAGAGTATGAAATCATTTGgaaaatttactccaattaattgaacatttaattaattttgcacTGTGAAGAATGTGTTAACACCACTCattcaaatatcaaaacaagctgttgttttaaaaagtgctaaacaccccaatcccctatTTTGGGCTGTGACCCAATTGAACAgaggacagacatgcacctttaaaagttaaaataaacgAATGCATTGTCCAACCATTCTTTCTGGAAGCTTTGTAATCACTTCCATTAATAATTAactatttaaagataatttctctctctctctctctctctctctctctctcaatatatgtgttttatattaaatacattagtttggactgatagaaaaatgataaagattgcCAAACAGTATCTTTAGATCCCACACAactgggaagattttcaaacccgACAGGATGCAGTTGAAAGATAGaaacctttgaaactttgatgatCAAGAACTTCAACAGTAATCTTGTATTAAGGTTATTTAGTTTGAACCTGATAGTAAACATAAACATGTAGATATGTTTATCTgtgctttatttttgaaacatttgctaTAAATCTCTAaagctttagtttttaaaaacttattattgacttttcacaaagtaatggtaatggtaattcattactttactcacgtaatggtaatgtaatgcattacttcaagaaaacttagtaatggtaatggtaatttaatgcccaaatccATGAAgaaatggtaatgtaatgcattactttacaatgtaatttgccCCAAGCCTGCCTAATACGAGTCTTGTTCACTTCGAGGTTTGAAAAACTTTCAATTTGTCCGATATATAAACATCCATTTGGGGGGGCAATTTGATTCTATTTTCACAACAATGTCATCAGAATAATGTGAATATTGATAAAGGTGTCAAATTCATGAATGTATGTATTGGTGAACTGTTAGAATAGGATTAATTTAAAACCTTGCATGGTTTGCATGCATGTAttataaaacattcaaaacttaAATCAAACATCGGTAATTATCAATTTTGCAATGAGTTGTATCATTGCGTGTTTAAATGGTGCCTCACATGTgtaattataatgaaataatttaggtttaaaaatattaaagaaaagtGACATAAATAGAATAGGTAACATTTATCTGTTTGATAAATTAGAAACATTACCTGAGATGATTAATACTTGTTTAccagttttaaaattcttttataaagtttgcgtttaatttttttttttgaattttgtgaaggaattaaagaaaacaatattcattaacatacacaaacaaacatacacacacaaactctctctctctccctttttttctctctctctcgcgTTCTCACCCAAAAAGCAAATAAAACTTTAGATTGTAAACGaaataaaactgttaatgcataAGGATGAATTAACACAGATTAGCTTAGACTCTGAATATTGGTGATGTTTGTGCAATCACTTATTTGGATCGACATTTGTTGATCCAAAGCGCCAGTGAACTGTGAAgcaatcaaaaatgaattattggTTTTTTGCTCGGCATGGCGTAAATTTGGTTGATGTACTaccaattaaaatttatactaCGCTTTCTTAATTTCAGGAACAGAATCGAAGACACCAaagtatttctattttaaagcaaaatatttccaagcttttcattatatttacaaaCTTGCAAGGGACTGCAGAAGTCGTATAGAAAATGTTCTTAAAAACAATGACAAACGAGATGAAATGACTGAAGATGTCTTCATCAAAATAGGAATCGTAGGAAAGTTCACGGATGCCGACCTTAAATTAATATCGACAGAAAGAGGTAAGAAAATTCAATAGCAGAATTTGCTTTCAAatgggtttttaaaaatttgttttgtatttttacaaattgaTTTCAACTCAACTTAACAGTGACACAAGAAATACCAAATGATGGCAAAATTTGGATGGTATGTCCACTTGTCTGCTTTCATCATGATCTTTCACCACTATCGGATTTTGAGGTATGTCGATCAATTGATAAATCAGCACATTGAAACTAACTATGAAAAGCCTGAATTTATCAAACCTAATTCTATGATACGCATACAAACTTCGTTTTAGGGGTTGCATATCTTGGAAAACAAAACTGGATCTTATGCGATACTAATCATCAAATGCAGTGACAACGAAAGTGACGAAGGATATAATTCCCATTTTAAAGacgatgaaataaaaaatcaacttaTCAAAATTATAACTACTTTCTTGAATAAACCGTTACGGGAAATGCTAGAGGGTTGGTTGGACAATCTAGGAACTGAGGATTTAAGCAAACAAGTAGTGGGAATAAAGGCAGAAATAGAAGCTATCTGTAAACAGATGGAATTTGACGATTGCGACGAATCAGCTGCTGTTTCTGTATCAATTGTTTATAACAAACCCCATGTACCAGACGatgtaaaggaatatttatTTGGGTAATGTTTTGAACTAAATCGGGTTATAAATGAACTTTAAACGTCACAGCAATAATTTCAAAGGAAATTTGTTTACTTTAGGGTATAGGATATGTTTTCCTGTATAGTATATaaagtgaatatttttaaagaataccacataatcgtttttttaatttacacttaTAATCACTACATGCTAAAATTCGTAACATCAGCCATGCAAGAATTCGCTTTGATGGTACagatgaatataaaaaaagttgCCAAAAGGTTAttgggtgggttttttttttcattttactcgtaacatgaaactttcattttatgtaaTCGGATGTAGTCGCTCAAAAAGCTATACGATAGGTTATTCATAACATTTTCTcatcaaacaaatataaaaaaaaatacattttcttttataaccCAAAATTGATCAGTGTTTTTAGAAGGTCATTTAGTAACAAAATAGCACTTTCGTCTTTCTATTCACATATTTAATAATCTACTTCTATAGCgaaataaatatgtacatgctGAACAGTTCATTAGTAATCTGGTTGAAATGATGATAAatagtttaaataaaatcaGATACAAAATTCTCGTAGATATAACGTGCACTTTTATCACATTATCACTTCTTATTAATTTCAGTGTGATAATCTCCGATagtaaataagaaattataGAACTAGTTTTGAAATTGGTCAATTAAGTCTGAGATTATGGGAGATTAGATAATGGGTTCTTGAAACAACAAGTCACAGTCCAGACTGATTTGCTTTTGtttcaaatgaatataaaaaatatgtgtgaAAATTCCTTCTGAGCACTATGAAAATACTTTCGATGTATTTTTTATATCCATTCTTATTGAGCATAACAGTATTAGATTGTTTGTAAATTCCAATTACAAAATCTGATTATTAAATTGCGACATGCGTTTAGGGATATAAACACCGTTCCCCATGCAAGAGATCGCTATtgcataatttgtattttttggtTTCTTACAGAAGCTTGGACGTTAGCTCATTTGGATTATGGGGGAATTCGTCATTTAAAGTATTTGTCAAGAAGAATACGGATGAAGAAAGATTGAAGGATGATCTAATGAATTTAAGCCCAAACTTCTTTGCAAAATATCATcttgaaatagaaaaaagaaaaatggttATGAAACAGACCCTTAAGCAAGGTGATTCAATACGAGCAAAGACACAACGTGACGACGAAAAATATTGTGAAGGTACACTTGGAGGGTTTGTCACAAAAGTTGGTGATAACACGAAAATATATGCTTTGACATGTAATCATTTATTTGCAGAAACACATCAACCTGCGTATATGGAAGACGATCAAAACTTGAAAGAAATCGGATTTTGTGTGTTCACAACAAGGGAAAAATCTTGTGATTTTGCTGCCATTGAAATAAAGGAAGCCCTTGCAAATGAGTGCGACATAGCCTTAAGAAGAGAagacaaaaagaaaaccaaTGCAAAAGTAAATACCAAGAGGTTAGAGAATGTCGGCATCGTACATAAAATAGGAAAGGCAACAGATGTGACCACTGGACTTGTCCTAAGTCCCGAATATTATGATAAAGAAATGGACGACAGCGATAGGGAATACCTTTTCCTAGTGAAAGGCACAAAGGGAAAGTTTTCTGAAGAAGGTGACAGTGGTTCGCTTGTTTTTTGCAGGCCAAGAAGTGTGCAACAAACCCACATTGATATTTTGGGCATGGTATATGCCAATAATCTTACAGTTGATGATGATGATCAAGAGGAAGATGATGATAATGGAAATGACGAAAGGACCAAAAGTTCTCCAAGTGATGGTACTGTGGAATTGGAAGTAAACGCCGAAACTGCTTCATGCAAATCCTTATCTTTCAAAACTGACAGTATTACTTCAGCTGATAATGCCCAAGACCCCGAGCATATCTCGTGTTGTTATCGAATTGACACAGCGCTTAAACTATTTGAAGATCATTATTGTGGGCAATTAAAGGTGAAATTTCAAGATGACTTGTCACAATTATCAAACTCAGATGATTCAAATGAGGAAACATAGGAATGAAATTCTAAATAACTTTTTCAAACTGAAAGATCTGCTTTGCTTATGATATGATGTGTTGTACATTAATTAacgtttgtttttaatttggaaCCGAACCTTTGACAAAAGTACAAAAAAACAACGGTCATAAAGATGATTAATCTtccattgtacatgtaactagGAAGATATATTATGAAGTTTCCGCTATTAATctattttaaatcttaaattaaaatttgtgtgttatatgtttatatacattgtTGTTCGTATCTTTTTTAAGATTTGCAATTGTAAAACTATATTCTTGACCAAGGtgatttaaaaattgtcatATTGTTAAGATTTGAAATTCATTCACTCGTAACCTTACTATTTTACACGAatgttttgttaataaatataaattaatatgaaaGAATACTCCGTTAaggttctccgatcctcagcctcaaagAATTTCATAAAAGTGTTACTTGTCTTTCAAactatataaatgaaatgaaataaaatgaaatttttatatggTTTTATTGCTTTTTTCAAGTTATTGCGAATTTACCCTCGATGAATATAATGGATAAAGTATACAagttgaagaaaaataaaatgttgcatCGGTGGCTCGAACCCCTTTAcctatatgtatatgtacacgTAGTTGATATCCTTGGATCttgaattttgaattcaatgattttgtttttaacgcCCTGCCTTTATCTTAGTATGCAAAATGGTCTAGATATTTACACATCTTCCACAGAACTAAGATTCCATAGTTTTATTATGATAAGCTTAGCATTATCAAGGTATAATCTATATATTAACTAAATACTTAAAACGGAACACCGAGTTATGCCGTTGATCACAAAAGAATGCACAACATGCTAGAAATGTATttaacagaaatgtttaaacaccCCACAATGTTTCCAGCTGTTTCGCTTTTGCTTGACATACATTTCATGCTATTGTAGTTCTTACTAGTACTTGATACTTGTATagtgaaaatcaatatatttattgcCCCTTCAACGAAACAATAAAAAACAGACgatatcaataaaacaaaaactttgaaaatgagACAAAGAGAACAATAAACTTCTACTGTACTTTTACTTATGTCTATAAACACGGTCCTTTGATATTCTCCCtcattaataaatgttattGGTGTCAAACTGCAAGGTTTGCATTTTAACcctataaataagaaatatagaaaatttatattcaaaattattttgcatGAATAATGCGACCaactgaacaaaaatatatttacaatctGTTTTATCGTTTGTGTTTTGATGTGTTTTACATAGATTAAAGAAGATAAATATCGCCGTCAGAAATACATTAATTCCTAAATTTGCAGCAGATTGcagttgtttgaatttatgaagcTGGAAATGTACAAACATGCATGGTTTATCTGAGTAAATGTActttctgatagacaacatctatgtagttttttttttaaatcaagtttTCCGACAATCTGTTGGCATTCtcatgggtaccaattgtgtCCCACTGTTAGCAGACcaatttttgtattcttattaaaaaaaatcttgtacgtgaaaaaaaaaatcattcgccgtggccttcaactcaacattcaggtatatcgacgacatattatcaattaataattattgtaatttcatacttacgtcgactcgatatatcccaatgagtttgaaaaaaaagacacCACAGAGTCTACGTTATCTGTTTCAGTTATTTTGCAAGGGTATGCTCTTCGTATGatcagtttctaaggcgaggcaagctactgacaaacataaaacagttattatgataaaacaggactatcaacagtctcatttgaagtcatcttttcgtaagttttatggtcgatacaacaaccctgtcagcaaatacaatcttcttATGGGTCGCATGTTGACtaacgtttttcatactaattgttagaccataattaatcacctgcttgtctacggacttttccgttctTTCCTGATTCCGAAAAAAGATCACACGGCGGAGGTAACAGGTCAGCAGATGATGCTCACTCCTCtaaggcacctgatcctacttcTATCTTTTTAGATGTCCGTGTTACTCTGTTTTGAATTTGTTCTATGGATTTTtaagatggtt encodes:
- the LOC128173221 gene encoding uncharacterized protein LOC128173221 gives rise to the protein MLEGWLDNLGTEDLSKQVVGIKAEIEAICKQMEFDDCDESAAVSVSIVYNKPHVPDDVKEYLFGSLDVSSFGLWGNSSFKVFVKKNTDEERLKDDLMNLSPNFFAKYHLEIEKRKMVMKQTLKQGDSIRAKTQRDDEKYCEETHQPAYMEDDQNLKEIGFCVFTTREKSCDFAAIEIKEALANECDIALRREDKKKTNAKVNTKRLENVGIVHKIGKATDVTTGLVLSPEYYDKEMDDSDREYLFLVKGTKGKFSEEGDSGSLVFCRPRSVQQTHIDILGMVYANNLTVDDDDQEEDDDNGNDERTKSSPSDGTVELEVNAETASCKSLSFKTDSITSADNAQDPEHISCCYRIDTALKLFEDHYCGQLKVKFQDDLSQLSNSDDSNEET